The following proteins come from a genomic window of Macadamia integrifolia cultivar HAES 741 chromosome 14, SCU_Mint_v3, whole genome shotgun sequence:
- the LOC122061177 gene encoding beta-ureidopropionase-like isoform X1 — MGSVRCCRDHFSTDAHSLRLKKPLEVWVFQLLQSSGASLKGQDFVRLNNLIVKVDLGFLERTKFIQHPEELKVCWLHVQVEKSQREDVYRVVKAFAAKEEWMSHEAKRYIQCLNHIPRVGDFNESTYYMEGNTGHPVFETTFGKIAINICYGRDHPLNWLAFGLNGAEIVFNPSATVGELSEPMWPIEARNVAIANSYFVASINRVGIETFPNSFTSGDGKPQHLDFGHF; from the exons ATGGGAAGCGTAAGATGCTGCAGAGATCACTTCAGCACAGATGCACACTCCTTGAGATTGAAAAAGCCCTTGGAAGTTTGGGTCTTCCAGCTCCT TCAATCCAGTGGAGCTTCCTTGAAAGGACAAGATTTTGTGAGATTGAATAATCTGATTGTGAAAGTTGACTTGGGCTTCCTTGAAAGGACAAAGTTCATCCAGCACCCTGAG GAGCTCAAGGTCTGCTGGTTGCATGTTCAAGTTGAGAAAAG TCAACGtgaagatgtgtaccgtgttgTCAAGGCTTTTGCCGCCAAGGAAGAATGGATGAGCCATGAAGCTAAACGCTACATTCAGTGTTTG AATCATATACCTAGAGTTGGGGATTTCAATGAGAGCACATATTACATGGAAGGGAACACAGGCCATCCTGTGTTCGAAACAACTTTTGGGAAGATTGCTATTAATATCTGTTATGGAAGGGACCATCCTTTGAATTGGTTGGCATTTGGTTTGAATGGTGCTGAGATTGTCTTTAATCCATCTGCTACTGTGGGAGAACTCAGTGAACCAATGTGGCCTATTGAG gcCCGAAATGTTGCTATAGCAAACAGTTATTTTGTGGCATCTATCAATCGTGTTGGAATTGAGACCTTCCCCAATTCATTCACTTCGGGTGATGGTAAGCCTCAGCATTTAGATTTCGGACATTTCTAG
- the LOC122061177 gene encoding beta-ureidopropionase-like isoform X3 — MGSVRCCRDHFSTDAHSLRLKKPLEVWVFQLLQSSGASLKGQDFVRLNNLIVKVDLGFLERTKFIQHPEVISQREDVYRVVKAFAAKEEWMSHEAKRYIQCLNHIPRVGDFNESTYYMEGNTGHPVFETTFGKIAINICYGRDHPLNWLAFGLNGAEIVFNPSATVGELSEPMWPIEARNVAIANSYFVASINRVGIETFPNSFTSGDGKPQHLDFGHF, encoded by the exons ATGGGAAGCGTAAGATGCTGCAGAGATCACTTCAGCACAGATGCACACTCCTTGAGATTGAAAAAGCCCTTGGAAGTTTGGGTCTTCCAGCTCCT TCAATCCAGTGGAGCTTCCTTGAAAGGACAAGATTTTGTGAGATTGAATAATCTGATTGTGAAAGTTGACTTGGGCTTCCTTGAAAGGACAAAGTTCATCCAGCACCCTGAG GTGATCAGTCAACGtgaagatgtgtaccgtgttgTCAAGGCTTTTGCCGCCAAGGAAGAATGGATGAGCCATGAAGCTAAACGCTACATTCAGTGTTTG AATCATATACCTAGAGTTGGGGATTTCAATGAGAGCACATATTACATGGAAGGGAACACAGGCCATCCTGTGTTCGAAACAACTTTTGGGAAGATTGCTATTAATATCTGTTATGGAAGGGACCATCCTTTGAATTGGTTGGCATTTGGTTTGAATGGTGCTGAGATTGTCTTTAATCCATCTGCTACTGTGGGAGAACTCAGTGAACCAATGTGGCCTATTGAG gcCCGAAATGTTGCTATAGCAAACAGTTATTTTGTGGCATCTATCAATCGTGTTGGAATTGAGACCTTCCCCAATTCATTCACTTCGGGTGATGGTAAGCCTCAGCATTTAGATTTCGGACATTTCTAG
- the LOC122061177 gene encoding uncharacterized protein LOC122061177 isoform X2, with product MGSVRCCRDHFSTDAHSLRLKKPLEVWVFQLLQSSGASLKGQDFVRLNNLIVKVDLGFLERTKFIQHPEELKVCWLHVQVEKSQREDVYRVVKAFAAKEEWMSHEAKRYIQCLNHIPRVGDFNESTYYMEGNTGHPVFETTFGKIAINICYGRDHPLNWLAFGLNGAEIVFNPSATVGELSEPMWPIEARNVAIANSYFVASINRVGIETFPNSFTSGDGS from the exons ATGGGAAGCGTAAGATGCTGCAGAGATCACTTCAGCACAGATGCACACTCCTTGAGATTGAAAAAGCCCTTGGAAGTTTGGGTCTTCCAGCTCCT TCAATCCAGTGGAGCTTCCTTGAAAGGACAAGATTTTGTGAGATTGAATAATCTGATTGTGAAAGTTGACTTGGGCTTCCTTGAAAGGACAAAGTTCATCCAGCACCCTGAG GAGCTCAAGGTCTGCTGGTTGCATGTTCAAGTTGAGAAAAG TCAACGtgaagatgtgtaccgtgttgTCAAGGCTTTTGCCGCCAAGGAAGAATGGATGAGCCATGAAGCTAAACGCTACATTCAGTGTTTG AATCATATACCTAGAGTTGGGGATTTCAATGAGAGCACATATTACATGGAAGGGAACACAGGCCATCCTGTGTTCGAAACAACTTTTGGGAAGATTGCTATTAATATCTGTTATGGAAGGGACCATCCTTTGAATTGGTTGGCATTTGGTTTGAATGGTGCTGAGATTGTCTTTAATCCATCTGCTACTGTGGGAGAACTCAGTGAACCAATGTGGCCTATTGAG gcCCGAAATGTTGCTATAGCAAACAGTTATTTTGTGGCATCTATCAATCGTGTTGGAATTGAGACCTTCCCCAATTCATTCACTTCGGGTGATG GCAGCTGA
- the LOC122061177 gene encoding beta-ureidopropionase-like isoform X5 has product MKKIQSSGASLKGQDFVRLNNLIVKVDLGFLERTKFIQHPEELKVCWLHVQVEKSQREDVYRVVKAFAAKEEWMSHEAKRYIQCLNHIPRVGDFNESTYYMEGNTGHPVFETTFGKIAINICYGRDHPLNWLAFGLNGAEIVFNPSATVGELSEPMWPIEARNVAIANSYFVASINRVGIETFPNSFTSGDGKPQHLDFGHF; this is encoded by the exons TCAATCCAGTGGAGCTTCCTTGAAAGGACAAGATTTTGTGAGATTGAATAATCTGATTGTGAAAGTTGACTTGGGCTTCCTTGAAAGGACAAAGTTCATCCAGCACCCTGAG GAGCTCAAGGTCTGCTGGTTGCATGTTCAAGTTGAGAAAAG TCAACGtgaagatgtgtaccgtgttgTCAAGGCTTTTGCCGCCAAGGAAGAATGGATGAGCCATGAAGCTAAACGCTACATTCAGTGTTTG AATCATATACCTAGAGTTGGGGATTTCAATGAGAGCACATATTACATGGAAGGGAACACAGGCCATCCTGTGTTCGAAACAACTTTTGGGAAGATTGCTATTAATATCTGTTATGGAAGGGACCATCCTTTGAATTGGTTGGCATTTGGTTTGAATGGTGCTGAGATTGTCTTTAATCCATCTGCTACTGTGGGAGAACTCAGTGAACCAATGTGGCCTATTGAG gcCCGAAATGTTGCTATAGCAAACAGTTATTTTGTGGCATCTATCAATCGTGTTGGAATTGAGACCTTCCCCAATTCATTCACTTCGGGTGATGGTAAGCCTCAGCATTTAGATTTCGGACATTTCTAG